DNA from Candidatus Margulisiibacteriota bacterium:
TTGAAAGAGCTTGGTATCAGCAGTATAAATCAGTATTTATTAACACTCAAAAAACGGGAATTTCAGAAGTCTTCAATGAATAGAAAGCTGGCTGCGCTGAGTTCATTTATAAAATATCTGTTAAGAGAAAAATTGATAACCGAGAATATTGCTGTGCATATTGAATTTCCCAAGTTCAGGAAAAGATTGCCCAAGACCCTCAGTAAACAAAGTATCACCTCTTTGTTAAAAGAAAAAGAAGCTCTGGAAACAGAAGCTGACACTTTGCACGTCAGGGACAAGGCAATGCTCGGCCTTTTATATTTTTGCGGTTTGCGGGTATCGGAAGTCATAGAACTGGATATTCGAGCTGTAAATTTGCCTGAAGGTTATATCCGGGTAAGAGGTAAAGGCAACAAAGAACGTATGGTACCCTTGAACCAGGAGATTATCGGGCTTTTGGAAAATTATCAGAAACTGTGGCCGGATCTGGACAAAAAATATTATTTCAGTAAAAAGAATGGCAAACCTCTTACTCGTCAGCGAGT
Protein-coding regions in this window:
- a CDS encoding tyrosine recombinase yields the protein MYEDVLNSFCRYLIIEKGYSTNTSNSYRSDLEQFFKYTKTTSLKELGISSINQYLLTLKKREFQKSSMNRKLAALSSFIKYLLREKLITENIAVHIEFPKFRKRLPKTLSKQSITSLLKEKEALETEADTLHVRDKAMLGLLYFCGLRVSEVIELDIRAVNLPEGYIRVRGKGNKERMVPLNQEIIGLLENYQKLWPDLDKKYYFSKKNGKPLTRQRVWEILKKWGVQHAVKEKLSPHRLRHTFATNLLENNVDLRYIQEMLGHSNISTTEIYTAVSTKRLHEIYDKAHPRA